One genomic segment of Flavobacteriaceae bacterium includes these proteins:
- a CDS encoding histidine kinase, with product MEKNYIQEEQYLKAKKKVKEIKGFYIHLFITLFTIPLIIWVNLEFSPGFHWFWYATIGMSVGIFFHWLGVFGFDKIGLGKNWEEKKIKELMEKDAKLRHK from the coding sequence ATGGAAAAAAATTATATACAGGAAGAGCAATATCTAAAAGCTAAGAAGAAAGTAAAAGAGATCAAAGGGTTTTATATTCATCTCTTTATAACGCTATTTACGATTCCGCTTATCATTTGGGTGAATTTGGAATTTTCACCTGGTTTTCACTGGTTTTGGTATGCAACTATCGGAATGTCAGTCGGAATTTTCTTTCATTGGCTAGGAGTTTTTGGCTTCGATAAAATCGGATTAGGAAAGAACTGGGAAGAAAAGAAAATCAAAGAATTAATGGAAAAAGATGCTAAATTAAGACACAAATAA
- a CDS encoding histidine kinase, which translates to MEHNYSEEYRYVKAQKKVKEIKGFYTHLIVTIFIIPFLIWINLEFIPVFHWFWFPAFGMSFGLFFHWLRVFGFDKIGLGKNWEEKKIKELMREDTE; encoded by the coding sequence ATGGAACACAATTATTCTGAAGAATACCGATATGTAAAAGCACAAAAGAAAGTAAAAGAGATCAAAGGCTTTTATACTCATTTGATAGTAACCATATTTATAATTCCTTTCTTAATTTGGATAAATTTAGAATTTATTCCTGTTTTCCATTGGTTTTGGTTTCCTGCTTTCGGAATGTCGTTCGGGTTGTTTTTTCATTGGTTGAGAGTTTTTGGCTTTGACAAAATCGGACTGGGAAAAAACTGGGAGGAAAAGAAAATTAAAGAATTAATGAGAGAGGATACTGAATGA
- a CDS encoding histidine kinase, protein MKTRELLTIKGLKSGLLICLKLTIAFTIIFGVIYQQLTFEGITTTFLISAMFCFGLGFGNGLINIYLSSKWDWVTQTNQRVTAGIITTVIYTVVVVLAINYVVLIVLGETDLAMFFRGNNLWVHLFYIVLSLGVSTFLHARDFMKNWKAATSQETTKQEIVAKTETAKFESLKNQLDPHFLFNSLNVLTSLIGENPNQAEKFTTKLSKVYRYVLEQRNKDLTPLSEELAFAKTYMELLEMRFEDAIKFTIPDTVSNEELKIVPLSLQLLLENAVKHNVVSSLKPLEVTIYEKDHYLIIQNNINPKETIGKSTKVGLQNIADRYGLLTSEGIKIENNNKMFRVCLPLLSKINTIMQPEELENSKYIRAVERVEKLKEFYQNLASYILVIPCLVFINIYFSPNFYWFWFPMIGWGIGIIFHWLEANNYNIFLGKNWEERKIKEIMNENNRSKF, encoded by the coding sequence ATGAAAACCCGAGAATTATTAACAATAAAAGGTTTAAAAAGCGGTTTGCTGATTTGTTTAAAGCTGACCATTGCATTTACCATTATTTTTGGGGTTATTTACCAGCAATTAACTTTCGAAGGAATTACTACCACCTTTTTAATTTCGGCAATGTTTTGTTTTGGTTTGGGTTTTGGTAATGGTTTAATTAATATTTATTTAAGCTCCAAGTGGGATTGGGTAACACAAACCAATCAAAGAGTTACCGCGGGCATCATTACAACTGTTATATATACGGTGGTAGTGGTTTTGGCAATCAATTATGTAGTACTTATTGTTTTAGGAGAGACGGACCTTGCAATGTTTTTCAGAGGAAACAATTTATGGGTTCACCTTTTTTATATAGTGCTCTCTCTGGGAGTTTCCACTTTTTTGCATGCAAGAGACTTTATGAAAAACTGGAAAGCAGCCACCTCTCAGGAAACGACCAAACAAGAGATTGTAGCAAAAACAGAAACGGCAAAATTTGAATCTCTTAAAAATCAGTTAGATCCCCATTTTTTGTTTAACAGCTTAAATGTGTTGACCTCTTTAATAGGAGAAAACCCTAATCAGGCAGAAAAGTTTACCACTAAACTATCTAAAGTATACAGATATGTCTTAGAACAAAGAAATAAAGATTTAACCCCGCTGTCGGAAGAACTGGCATTTGCAAAAACCTATATGGAACTGTTGGAAATGCGATTTGAAGATGCGATTAAATTTACAATTCCGGATACGGTTAGTAATGAAGAACTGAAAATTGTACCGCTTTCCTTACAATTACTACTGGAAAATGCAGTAAAACACAATGTAGTATCTTCTCTAAAGCCATTGGAGGTTACCATTTATGAGAAAGACCATTATTTAATTATACAAAATAATATAAACCCTAAAGAAACCATTGGTAAAAGTACCAAAGTAGGTTTGCAAAATATCGCGGATCGTTACGGATTACTGACATCTGAGGGGATTAAAATAGAAAATAATAATAAAATGTTTAGAGTGTGTTTACCACTCTTAAGTAAAATAAATACAATTATGCAACCGGAAGAATTAGAAAACAGCAAATATATACGTGCTGTTGAGCGCGTTGAAAAATTAAAAGAGTTTTATCAAAACTTAGCGTCTTACATTCTTGTAATTCCTTGTTTGGTCTTTATCAATATTTATTTTTCACCGAATTTTTATTGGTTTTGGTTCCCGATGATAGGATGGGGAATAGGAATTATTTTTCATTGGTTAGAAGCCAATAATTATAATATATTCTTAGGAAAGAATTGGGAAGAAAGAAAAATTAAAGAAATTATGAATGAGAATAACAGATCTAAATTTTAA
- a CDS encoding DUF2141 domain-containing protein, whose protein sequence is MKILATLFVTVMMISSSLMTNKQSITVTVTNASGDNGKVSFAIYDEANFMRQPLQSKEGKIVDGKSTVTFENIAPGEYAILCYHDKNDNDRMDFESNGMPMEDFGATNNVMNFGPPRYQDAKFTVTDKDLTFEIKF, encoded by the coding sequence ATGAAAATTTTAGCAACTTTATTTGTAACAGTAATGATGATTTCTTCAAGTCTCATGACAAATAAGCAAAGTATTACAGTTACAGTGACCAATGCTTCGGGTGATAATGGCAAAGTAAGTTTTGCTATTTATGATGAAGCAAATTTTATGAGACAGCCTTTGCAATCTAAAGAAGGTAAAATTGTAGATGGAAAAAGTACCGTAACTTTTGAAAATATAGCTCCGGGGGAATACGCAATTCTTTGTTATCACGATAAAAATGATAATGATAGAATGGACTTCGAATCTAATGGAATGCCTATGGAAGATTTTGGTGCTACAAACAATGTTATGAACTTTGGCCCTCCCAGGTATCAGGATGCAAAGTTTACGGTTACAGATAAAGATCTGACATTTGAAATTAAGTTTTAA
- the glgB gene encoding 1,4-alpha-glucan branching protein GlgB, with translation MSKVIAYSLFSDFDIDLFKSGKHYRLYEKFGSHITTVNNLNGTYFAVWAPSAKTVSVVGDFNFWNPDEHLLNVRWDGSGIWEGFIPHVGKGNLYKYKIQSHHSDIVTEKSDPYARRYEHPPKTASIVWQDDYKWTDEKWMKTRKKNNTLNAPYSVYEVHIGSWKQHVEENRFLSYTELADELVNYVAEMNFTHVEFMPVMEYPYDPSWGYQQTGYFAPTSRFGYPNELKLLIDRFHEKEIGVILDWVPSHFPSDDHGLGLFDGSHVYEHPDPRKGYHQDWKSLIFNYGRNEVKSFLISNAIFWLDQFHADGLRVDAVASMLFLDYSREDGEWEPNLYGGRENLEAIRFLKEMNTAVYENFPDVQTIAEESTSFPKVSSPVFSDGLGFGMKWMMGWMHDTLHYFAKEPIYRKHHQNELTFSLNYAFTENFMLPLSHDEVVYGKKSILDKMPGNEWQRFANLRLLYGFMYTHPGVKLIFQGGEFGQIAEWNFEQSLDWHLLQYDVHKGVQNCVKALNTFYKKENALFQNQFTAEGFEWIDHGDHENSVISYIRKGKNEKDHIIVICNMTPVPRENYRIGVPKPGVLKEVFNSDHKEFKGTGNYHHKKVKTNAIKWHHRKNSVALNLPPLGMIALKYIKTK, from the coding sequence ATGTCTAAAGTTATAGCATATAGTTTATTTTCGGATTTCGATATTGATTTATTCAAATCCGGAAAACACTACAGGTTATACGAAAAGTTTGGTTCTCATATTACAACGGTAAATAATCTAAATGGCACCTATTTCGCCGTTTGGGCACCAAGTGCAAAAACGGTTTCTGTTGTTGGAGATTTTAATTTTTGGAACCCTGACGAGCATCTTTTAAATGTTCGCTGGGACGGAAGCGGAATCTGGGAAGGGTTTATCCCTCATGTAGGAAAAGGAAATCTTTACAAATACAAAATACAAAGTCATCATAGCGATATCGTTACCGAAAAATCAGATCCTTATGCAAGAAGATATGAACACCCACCAAAAACCGCTTCAATAGTTTGGCAGGATGACTATAAATGGACTGATGAAAAATGGATGAAAACCCGTAAAAAAAATAATACACTAAACGCACCATATTCGGTTTATGAAGTTCATATAGGGTCTTGGAAACAACACGTTGAGGAAAATCGATTTTTAAGCTATACGGAACTGGCAGATGAATTGGTAAATTATGTAGCGGAAATGAACTTCACCCATGTAGAATTTATGCCGGTTATGGAGTATCCGTATGATCCCAGTTGGGGATACCAGCAAACAGGGTACTTTGCTCCTACTTCCCGTTTTGGCTACCCTAATGAACTAAAATTACTGATTGACCGATTTCACGAAAAAGAAATCGGTGTTATTCTGGATTGGGTACCATCACACTTCCCTTCAGACGATCATGGCTTGGGTCTCTTTGACGGATCGCATGTATACGAACATCCGGATCCCAGAAAAGGATATCATCAGGATTGGAAAAGTCTTATTTTTAATTATGGTCGTAATGAAGTAAAATCGTTTTTAATTAGTAATGCTATTTTTTGGCTAGATCAATTTCATGCAGACGGTTTACGGGTAGACGCCGTTGCATCTATGCTGTTTTTAGATTATTCAAGAGAAGATGGCGAATGGGAACCTAACCTGTACGGAGGGAGGGAAAATTTAGAAGCCATTCGTTTTCTGAAAGAAATGAATACGGCTGTGTATGAAAACTTTCCGGATGTACAAACCATTGCAGAAGAGTCGACCTCTTTTCCAAAAGTATCCAGCCCTGTTTTCTCTGACGGATTAGGGTTTGGAATGAAATGGATGATGGGGTGGATGCACGATACGTTACACTATTTTGCAAAAGAACCTATCTATAGAAAACATCATCAAAACGAGCTCACTTTCAGCTTAAACTATGCTTTTACGGAAAATTTTATGCTCCCTCTTTCACATGACGAAGTCGTCTATGGCAAAAAATCTATTCTGGATAAAATGCCAGGCAATGAATGGCAGCGGTTTGCAAATTTACGCTTGCTATACGGTTTTATGTATACCCATCCCGGTGTAAAATTAATTTTCCAGGGAGGTGAATTTGGGCAGATTGCAGAATGGAACTTTGAGCAAAGTTTAGATTGGCATTTGCTACAATACGATGTACATAAAGGAGTACAAAACTGTGTAAAAGCATTAAATACATTCTACAAAAAAGAAAATGCGCTATTTCAAAATCAATTTACTGCCGAAGGTTTTGAATGGATTGACCACGGCGATCACGAAAACTCTGTTATTTCTTATATAAGAAAAGGAAAAAATGAAAAAGACCATATCATTGTCATTTGCAATATGACTCCCGTTCCAAGAGAAAATTATCGAATAGGGGTTCCAAAGCCAGGAGTATTAAAAGAGGTGTTTAATTCAGATCATAAGGAGTTTAAAGGAACGGGCAATTATCATCATAAAAAGGTAAAAACAAATGCTATCAAATGGCATCATAGAAAGAATTCTGTTGCGTTAAATCTTCCGCCTCTTGGAATGATAGCTCTCAAGTATATAAAAACAAAATGA
- a CDS encoding glucose-1-phosphate adenylyltransferase encodes MNDKVLAIILGGGQGSRLYPLTADRSKPAVPIAGKYRLVDIPISNCINSNIKRMYVLTQFNSASLNKHIKNTYHFSFFSSAFVDVLAAEQTMQSEDWFQGTADAVRQSMHHFLRNDFDYALILSGDQLYDMDFNDLLQKHKESGAEISIATYPVSSKNATSFGILKTNEENIITSFIEKPDAEVLPNWISNVSTDMKKEGREYLASMGIYVFNRDLLIKLTGNPDTIDFGKEIIPQSINKHKTLSYQYEGYWTDIGTIDSFFEANLGLADDIPKFNLYDDNRIFTRARILPTSKISGTILNKAVIADGCIIHAAKIEKCVIGIRSRIGKESTILNTYMMGSDYYESFKDIEVNKIENPLGIGARCYINNCIIDKNCSIGDDVKINGGTHLKNSETDSYVIKDGIVVIKKGAVIPKGTVI; translated from the coding sequence ATGAATGACAAAGTACTCGCAATTATTTTAGGTGGCGGACAAGGTTCCAGATTATACCCCTTAACCGCAGACAGATCAAAACCTGCCGTACCTATTGCAGGAAAATACAGGTTGGTAGATATTCCTATATCTAACTGCATCAATTCCAATATTAAAAGGATGTATGTATTAACCCAATTTAATTCTGCATCCCTAAATAAGCATATAAAAAACACCTATCATTTTAGTTTTTTCAGCTCAGCATTTGTAGATGTTTTAGCCGCCGAACAAACCATGCAAAGTGAAGACTGGTTCCAGGGGACAGCAGATGCCGTAAGACAGAGTATGCATCATTTTTTGAGAAATGATTTTGACTATGCACTGATACTCTCCGGAGACCAGTTGTATGATATGGATTTTAATGACTTGCTTCAAAAACACAAAGAAAGCGGTGCGGAAATTTCTATTGCGACCTATCCTGTAAGTTCAAAAAATGCCACTTCTTTTGGAATTTTAAAAACCAATGAAGAAAATATCATTACCTCTTTCATAGAAAAACCAGATGCGGAAGTATTGCCAAATTGGATATCTAATGTAAGCACGGATATGAAAAAAGAAGGAAGAGAATATCTGGCTTCTATGGGTATTTATGTCTTTAACAGAGATTTACTGATAAAGTTGACGGGAAACCCGGATACTATAGATTTCGGAAAAGAAATTATCCCACAATCCATAAACAAGCATAAAACATTGAGTTATCAGTATGAAGGATATTGGACCGATATCGGAACTATTGATTCTTTTTTTGAAGCTAATTTAGGTTTAGCCGATGATATTCCCAAATTCAATTTGTATGACGATAATAGAATTTTTACCAGAGCAAGAATATTGCCAACATCTAAAATTTCGGGAACCATCCTAAATAAAGCGGTAATTGCCGACGGGTGTATTATTCATGCAGCAAAAATAGAAAAATGTGTCATTGGTATTCGTTCCAGAATTGGTAAAGAATCTACTATCCTTAATACGTATATGATGGGAAGCGATTATTACGAATCTTTTAAAGATATTGAAGTAAATAAAATTGAAAATCCATTAGGAATTGGAGCTAGATGCTATATTAACAATTGTATAATAGATAAAAATTGTAGCATTGGAGATGATGTAAAGATCAATGGTGGCACACATTTAAAAAATTCGGAAACCGATTCGTATGTGATAAAAGATGGAATCGTTGTCATAAAAAAAGGAGCGGTAATTCCTAAAGGAACTGTTATTTAA
- a CDS encoding glycosyltransferase — MNIVHISAECYPIAKIGGLADVVGALPKYQQELSAKSTVAMPYYDNDYTQKNKFEEVYESAIFLGGNSFKFKVLKLSSHLLGFDLFCIDIPELLFKDYVYSYDDTERFLAFQIATLDWILASEYKPDIIHVHDHHTGLIPFMISQCHRYKSLKSIPTVLTIHNAQYQGWFSHDKVHLIPAFDFNNVGLLDWDGSINPLAAAIKCAWKITTVSPSYMEDLKQQANGLQDLLKHESTKCTGILNGIDWSVWNPETDKYIPKTYSKATVLSGKKANKKWLCARFNLDDKKPLFAFIGRLVGEKGADLFPEIFKKALQEHPISILLLGSGHSETEEKLAALLQQKSYNAFIGYDEKLSHIIYAGADFLLMPSRVEPCGLNQMYALRYGTVPIVNAIGGLKDTVTDVENDGGFGICFREVSVPNVLKAITRAIHFHAHQKEFQKNSKKIMSINHSWSNSAQEYITLYQSLNNKL, encoded by the coding sequence GTGAACATAGTACACATAAGTGCAGAATGTTATCCCATTGCAAAAATTGGTGGTTTGGCAGATGTCGTAGGTGCCTTACCTAAATACCAACAGGAGTTATCTGCAAAAAGTACTGTTGCAATGCCCTATTACGACAATGATTATACTCAGAAAAACAAGTTTGAAGAAGTCTATGAAAGCGCTATATTTCTTGGTGGCAACTCGTTTAAATTTAAAGTTTTAAAACTTTCAAGTCATCTGTTAGGATTTGATTTGTTTTGTATAGATATTCCTGAACTACTATTTAAAGACTATGTGTATTCTTATGATGATACCGAACGCTTTTTAGCCTTTCAAATTGCCACATTAGACTGGATTCTTGCTTCAGAATATAAGCCTGATATTATTCACGTTCACGACCATCATACCGGGCTAATTCCTTTTATGATTTCACAATGCCATAGGTATAAATCTTTAAAAAGTATCCCAACAGTATTAACCATACACAATGCGCAATATCAAGGTTGGTTTTCACATGACAAAGTTCATCTAATTCCTGCTTTTGATTTTAACAATGTTGGATTATTAGATTGGGACGGAAGTATTAACCCTCTTGCAGCAGCCATAAAATGCGCCTGGAAAATTACTACTGTTTCGCCTTCATATATGGAAGATCTAAAACAACAAGCCAATGGTTTGCAAGATTTATTAAAGCATGAAAGTACAAAATGCACAGGTATTCTAAATGGAATTGACTGGAGTGTCTGGAACCCTGAAACCGACAAATATATTCCTAAAACATATTCAAAGGCTACAGTACTATCAGGAAAAAAAGCAAATAAAAAGTGGTTATGTGCCAGGTTTAATTTAGATGACAAAAAACCTCTTTTTGCATTTATAGGAAGATTAGTTGGTGAAAAAGGTGCTGATTTATTTCCGGAAATCTTTAAAAAAGCACTGCAAGAGCATCCTATTTCTATCTTATTATTAGGTTCCGGTCATAGCGAAACCGAAGAAAAATTAGCAGCTCTATTGCAACAAAAAAGCTACAATGCATTTATAGGATACGACGAAAAACTATCTCATATCATATATGCAGGAGCCGATTTTTTGTTGATGCCTTCTAGAGTAGAACCCTGCGGGCTCAATCAAATGTATGCATTACGATACGGAACAGTCCCTATTGTCAATGCAATTGGAGGCTTGAAAGACACTGTTACAGATGTGGAAAATGACGGGGGTTTCGGAATTTGTTTCCGAGAAGTTTCCGTACCCAATGTACTGAAAGCCATTACAAGAGCCATACATTTTCATGCACATCAAAAAGAGTTTCAAAAAAACTCAAAAAAAATTATGTCAATAAACCACTCTTGGAGTAATTCTGCCCAAGAATATATAACCTTATATCAATCCTTAAACAACAAGTTATGA
- the rplT gene encoding 50S ribosomal protein L20, with protein MPRSVNSVASKNRRKKILKQAKGYFGRRKNVYTVAKNAVEKAMLYAYRDRKNNKRNFRSLWIQRINAGARLYGMSYSQFMGKIKVNNIELNRKVLADLAMNNPKAFKAIVEKVK; from the coding sequence ATGCCAAGATCAGTAAATTCGGTTGCTTCAAAAAATAGAAGAAAAAAAATATTGAAGCAGGCAAAAGGCTACTTCGGGCGTAGAAAAAATGTCTACACGGTAGCAAAAAATGCAGTCGAAAAAGCAATGTTATACGCTTATAGAGATCGTAAAAATAACAAGAGAAACTTCCGTTCATTATGGATTCAGCGTATTAATGCGGGAGCTCGTCTATACGGAATGTCTTATTCTCAATTTATGGGAAAAATAAAGGTTAATAATATTGAACTAAATCGTAAAGTTCTAGCCGATTTAGCCATGAATAACCCCAAAGCTTTTAAAGCGATCGTAGAGAAAGTAAAATAA
- the rpmI gene encoding 50S ribosomal protein L35, with amino-acid sequence MPKIKTKSSAKKRFKLTGSGKIKRKHAFKSHILTKKSKKRKLKLTHNTLVHKSDELNIKKQLALK; translated from the coding sequence ATGCCTAAAATAAAAACCAAATCCAGTGCCAAGAAGCGTTTTAAGTTGACCGGTTCCGGTAAAATCAAAAGAAAGCATGCGTTCAAAAGCCATATTTTAACTAAAAAATCTAAAAAACGTAAGCTTAAATTAACTCATAATACTTTAGTACACAAGTCTGATGAGTTAAACATTAAAAAACAGTTAGCTTTAAAATAA
- a CDS encoding translation initiation factor IF-3 yields the protein MNDKIKYIDEVRLVGENIKVAIYPLAKAKSMAIEQGLDLVEISPKAVPPVCKIIDYKKFLYEQKKREKALKSKATKVTIKEIRFGPQTDEHDYEFKKKHAIKFLQDGAKLKAFVFFKGRSIIFKEQGQILLLKLAQELEEYGKVEQLPKLEGKRMIMFITPKKTK from the coding sequence ATCAATGACAAAATAAAATACATTGATGAAGTTCGGTTGGTTGGAGAAAATATAAAAGTAGCTATTTACCCTTTGGCAAAAGCAAAGAGTATGGCCATAGAGCAAGGGTTGGATTTGGTAGAAATCTCTCCAAAAGCTGTTCCGCCGGTCTGTAAAATTATTGATTACAAAAAATTCTTGTATGAACAAAAAAAACGTGAAAAAGCCTTAAAATCCAAAGCTACAAAGGTAACCATAAAAGAGATTCGCTTTGGGCCACAAACTGATGAGCATGATTACGAGTTTAAAAAGAAACACGCTATTAAGTTTTTACAAGACGGAGCTAAATTAAAAGCATTTGTATTTTTTAAAGGACGCTCGATTATCTTTAAAGAGCAGGGACAAATTCTTTTACTAAAGTTAGCTCAGGAATTAGAAGAATATGGTAAAGTGGAGCAATTACCAAAATTAGAAGGTAAACGTATGATTATGTTTATCACTCCCAAAAAAACAAAATAG
- the thrS gene encoding threonine--tRNA ligase encodes MIKITLPDGNVKEFESGITAMNIAKSISEGLARNVISASFNGHTIETSTPLTTDGSLTLYTFNDTEGKAAFWHSSAHVLAQTILEFHPKAKLTIGPAIDNGFYYDIDLGEEMISEKVFLEIEKKFLELAREKHEFKMRSVSKADALSMYQKQGNSYKVELIENLTDGDITFCDHSNFTDLCRGGHIPNTGFIKAVKIMSVAGAYWRGDEKNNQLTRVYGISFPKQKMLTEYLELLEEAKKRDHRKLGKELELFTFSQKVGQGLPLWLPKGAALRARLENFLKKAQKKAGYEMVMTPHIGQKELYVTSGHYEKYGEDSFQPIHTPKQDEEFLLKPMNCPHHCEVYNFKPHSYKDLPKRFAEFGTVYRYEQSGELHGLTRVRGFTQDDAHIFCTPEQLDQEFKNVIDLVLYVFGSLGFKDFTAQVSIRDMSNPDKYIGDPGTWDIAENAIISAVTDKGLSYVIEEGEAAFYGPKLDFMVKDALGRSWQLGTIQVDYNLPKRFDLTYKGKDNQLHQPVMIHRAPFGSMERFIAVLLEHTGGNFPLWLTPEQVIILPISEKYQKYTEKVLHLLENSEIRALVDNRNEKTGRKIRDAEVRKIPFMVIVGEKEEAGQTVSVRKHGEGDMGMFSIKEFISLIKEEISKTVVKFKN; translated from the coding sequence ATGATTAAAATCACCCTACCGGACGGAAATGTAAAAGAATTTGAAAGCGGTATCACTGCTATGAATATTGCTAAAAGCATTAGTGAGGGGTTGGCAAGAAATGTGATTTCAGCAAGTTTTAACGGCCATACCATAGAAACTTCAACCCCTTTAACAACTGATGGTTCTTTGACACTATATACTTTTAACGATACTGAAGGTAAAGCTGCTTTTTGGCATTCGTCTGCTCATGTTTTGGCGCAAACTATTCTGGAATTTCATCCAAAAGCAAAGTTGACCATCGGGCCTGCCATTGATAATGGCTTTTATTATGATATTGATTTGGGGGAAGAAATGATCTCCGAAAAAGTTTTTTTAGAAATCGAAAAAAAGTTTTTAGAACTGGCCAGAGAAAAACATGAATTCAAAATGCGTTCCGTTTCCAAAGCGGATGCGCTATCTATGTATCAAAAACAAGGAAACTCATATAAAGTTGAATTGATAGAAAATTTAACTGACGGAGATATTACTTTCTGTGATCATAGTAATTTTACAGATTTATGTCGTGGTGGTCATATTCCTAATACAGGATTCATCAAAGCTGTTAAAATTATGAGTGTTGCCGGTGCATACTGGCGCGGCGATGAAAAAAATAATCAACTGACCCGAGTGTATGGAATTTCTTTTCCCAAGCAAAAAATGCTGACTGAATATCTCGAGTTACTGGAAGAAGCTAAAAAAAGAGATCATAGAAAATTAGGAAAAGAATTAGAGCTTTTTACTTTTTCTCAAAAAGTGGGTCAAGGCCTGCCGTTGTGGTTACCTAAGGGTGCTGCATTAAGGGCTCGTTTGGAAAATTTTTTGAAAAAAGCTCAAAAAAAAGCAGGTTATGAAATGGTAATGACCCCTCATATCGGTCAAAAAGAATTGTATGTAACTTCCGGTCATTATGAAAAATATGGTGAAGATAGTTTTCAACCCATACATACTCCTAAACAGGATGAAGAATTCTTATTAAAACCTATGAACTGTCCTCATCATTGTGAAGTATATAATTTCAAACCTCACTCTTATAAAGATTTACCTAAACGTTTTGCCGAATTTGGCACCGTATACAGATATGAGCAAAGCGGAGAATTGCACGGGTTAACCCGGGTAAGAGGTTTTACGCAAGATGATGCTCACATTTTTTGTACTCCGGAACAATTAGATCAAGAGTTTAAAAATGTGATTGACCTTGTCTTATATGTTTTCGGATCTTTGGGTTTTAAAGATTTTACCGCACAGGTTTCCATAAGAGATATGAGTAATCCTGATAAGTATATTGGCGACCCCGGAACCTGGGATATTGCTGAAAATGCCATTATTAGTGCTGTAACTGATAAAGGATTATCATATGTAATTGAGGAAGGCGAAGCTGCTTTTTATGGCCCAAAGTTAGACTTTATGGTAAAAGATGCTTTGGGAAGGAGCTGGCAATTGGGAACCATTCAGGTTGATTATAATTTACCAAAACGCTTTGATCTTACATACAAAGGAAAAGACAATCAATTACATCAACCCGTAATGATTCACCGGGCTCCTTTTGGCTCTATGGAACGCTTTATTGCCGTATTACTGGAACATACCGGTGGAAACTTTCCGCTCTGGCTAACTCCGGAGCAGGTTATTATCCTGCCAATCAGTGAGAAATATCAAAAATATACCGAAAAAGTTTTACATTTGTTAGAAAATTCCGAAATTCGCGCGCTCGTTGATAACAGAAATGAAAAAACGGGCAGGAAAATTCGCGATGCGGAAGTACGTAAAATTCCATTTATGGTAATTGTCGGAGAAAAAGAAGAGGCCGGGCAAACTGTTTCTGTTAGAAAACACGGAGAAGGTGATATGGGAATGTTCAGTATTAAAGAGTTTATTTCTTTAATTAAAGAGGAGATTAGTAAAACAGTTGTAAAATTTAAAAATTAG